One Palaemon carinicauda isolate YSFRI2023 chromosome 5, ASM3689809v2, whole genome shotgun sequence DNA window includes the following coding sequences:
- the LOC137640825 gene encoding uncharacterized protein, producing MSDIEELEGVQRTFTARIAGAQHLNYWERLKKLSIKSLQRRRERYILLHMWKILHGSVSNDLKIKFVSRPWTGFKAVVPPLRGGVAAYNQSLYDKSFAVIGPRLWNCLPVHITKIGEFKPFK from the coding sequence ATGTCGGACATCGAAGAACTGGAAGGAGTTCAGCGGACTTTTACTGCACGAATTGCAGGGGCTCAGCATCTCAACTACTGGGAGAGACTCAAGAAACTATCCATCAAGTCACTGCAACGCCGACGAGAACGGTATATCCTGCTACACATGTGGAAGATTCTCCATGGATCAGTCAGCAACGACCTGAAGATCAAGTTTGTGTCTAGGCCTTGGACTGGCTTTAAAGCAGTCGTTCCTCCTCTGCGAGGGGGCGTGGCAGCCTATAACCAGAGTCTATATGACAAGTCTTTCGCTGTCATTGGCCCACGTCTCTGGAACTGCCTCCCAGTACACATTACCAAGATTGGAGAATTCAAGCCATTCAAATGA